In Mercurialis annua linkage group LG6, ddMerAnnu1.2, whole genome shotgun sequence, the following are encoded in one genomic region:
- the LOC126653862 gene encoding zinc-finger homeodomain protein 11-like, with protein sequence MNGRKTSNPSHEESDTDTENKQALSLTNGSLIRHRPPPLMVVSYRGCLKNHAANLGGVALDGCGEFMATPTATLSDPTSLKCAACGCHRNFHRRHHNQAIPPPQQLPVLQWTSSPSLGQSPSPSSPTPEQSVYPSAPHMLLALSTTHSGIREDRRYDQNPGLVMNPQGKKRARTRFSEEQREKIQCFAEKLGWRMLRGNDEKIIEDFCNGIGVKRNVFKVWMHNNKHRKEKGSDEEKIGFLSYNKYDSFGRYEIVKNEVHVHGSTTTDASSPSSS encoded by the coding sequence ATGAATGGAAGAAAAACAAGCAATCCTTCTCATGAAGAGTCAGATACAGATACTGAAAACAAGCAAGCCTTATCACTCACTAATGGCTCATTAATCCGTCACCGACCACCGCCACTCATGGTGGTTTCTTACAGAGGATGTCTCAAGAACCACGCTGCTAATCTTGGCGGTGTAGCTTTAGATGGATGCGGTGAGTTTATGGCGACTCCTACGGCCACCCTTTCCGACCCTACTTCTCTTAAATGTGCTGCTTGTGGATGCCACCGTAACTTCCACCGCCGCCACCACAACCAAGCCATTCCGCCGCCGCAGCAGCTTCCAGTGCTGCAGTGGACATCAAGCCCAAGTTTAGGGCAAAGTCCTAGTCCGTCATCACCCACGCCAGAGCAATCTGTTTACCCATCTGCGCCTCACATGCTGTTGGCTTTAAGCACTACTCATTCAGGTATTCGGGAAGACAGGCGGTATGATCAGAATCCAGGTCTGGTGATGAACCCGCAGGGGAAAAAGCGAGCGAGAACGAGGTTTAGCGAAGAACAAAGAGAAAAGATACAATGTTTTGCTGAGAAGTTGGGGTGGAGAATGCTGAGGGGGAACGATGAGAAAATAATTGAGGATTTTTGTAACGGAATTGGAGTGAAAAGGAATGTGTTTAAAGTGTGGATGCATAACAACAAGCATAGGAAAGAAAAGGGTAGTGATGAGGAGAAAATTGGGTTTTTGAGCTATAACAAGTATGATAGTTTTGGAAGGTATGAGattgttaaaaatgaagttcaTGTTCATGGTTCTACTACAACTGATGCCTCTTCTCCTTCATCTTCTTGA